The following are encoded in a window of Pseudostreptobacillus hongkongensis genomic DNA:
- a CDS encoding DNA recombination protein RmuC gives MIYLLIILMILIIFILMYLIILLKTAKYDKNDILNILFDNKEKLTKDINEFKSDIKNDNFKYNNHINVTLQSFVSKMAKIDEAQKNIEKLTDETLSLQKILSDKKSRGVFGEQRLEQVLDYIYQDTNLYVRQYKFSTGTIADAVVFLNKNLKKIAIDSKFPLENYNKYLESKQSEYKREFIKNVKKHIDDIATKYIIEGETINQAIMFIPSETIFYDIYTNYEELLNYAYSKRVWICSQTNLMIYISTIQFVNTENIKRENSEYILKELVKFSDEFVRYEKRWNDLSRDFNKLSKDFENLSITSDKINKEFEKIKNLNIKEIEYEKSRDFITSNFSD, from the coding sequence ATGATTTATTTATTAATTATCTTAATGATTTTAATCATATTTATTCTAATGTATTTAATTATTTTATTAAAAACAGCTAAATATGATAAAAATGATATTTTAAATATTCTTTTTGATAATAAGGAAAAGTTAACTAAAGATATAAATGAATTTAAAAGTGATATTAAAAATGATAATTTTAAATATAATAATCATATTAATGTTACATTACAGTCTTTTGTGTCAAAAATGGCTAAAATTGATGAAGCTCAAAAAAATATTGAGAAGTTAACTGATGAAACTTTAAGTTTACAAAAAATATTATCGGACAAAAAGAGTAGAGGTGTATTTGGTGAACAAAGATTAGAGCAAGTGCTTGATTATATATATCAAGATACTAATCTTTATGTAAGGCAGTATAAATTTAGTACTGGAACTATAGCAGATGCTGTTGTATTTCTAAATAAAAATTTAAAAAAGATTGCTATAGATTCTAAATTTCCTCTTGAAAACTATAATAAATATTTAGAAAGTAAACAATCAGAATATAAAAGGGAATTTATAAAAAATGTAAAAAAACATATAGATGATATAGCGACTAAATACATAATAGAAGGTGAAACAATAAATCAAGCTATAATGTTTATACCTAGTGAAACAATATTTTATGATATATATACAAATTATGAGGAATTATTGAATTATGCTTATTCAAAAAGAGTTTGGATATGTTCACAAACTAATCTAATGATATATATATCAACCATACAATTTGTTAATACAGAGAATATAAAAAGAGAAAATTCAGAGTATATTTTAAAAGAGTTAGTTAAATTTTCAGATGAATTTGTAAGATATGAAAAAAGATGGAATGATTTAAGTAGAGATTTTAATAAGTTAAGCAAAGATTTTGAAAATTTATCAATTACAAGTGATAAAATAAATAAAGAATTTGAGAAAATAAAAAATTTAAATATTAAGGAGATTGAATATGAGAAAAGCAGGGATTTTATTACATCCAACTTCTCTGACTAG
- the malQ gene encoding 4-alpha-glucanotransferase, producing the protein MRKAGILLHPTSLTSREGIGTLGSQAYRFVEFLNKSNQKLWQIFPLGPTGYGDSPYQCFSAFAGNPYLIDLETLVNEGLLDEEVLNTYFGENKETIEYGLIYENKLPLLRRAFSKFNIDNVDFNKFVSENSYWLDNYALFSSLKSHFGGISWQEWPTEFKNRDEEAINNIKKELVDEINYQKFLQFKFYEQWSKLKNYANANGIEIIGDIPIFVSMDSADAWSNPEIFLFDKDRNPVKVAGVPPDYFSATGQLWGNPLFNWEALRKTEYSWWIDRVRANLSLYDIIRIDHFRGFESYWAINYGEETAINGVWEKGPGMELFNKIKEKLGDINIIAEDLGTLTDEVIDLRNESGFPGMRILQFAFDKDPENDYLPHNYDKNTVVYTGTHDNDTTNSWYFKLNDEEKGEVRDYLNINDDSYIVYSLIRLALRSVAEIAIIPMQDYLNLGEFSRMNTPGLASGNWQWRLGEGMLTDELSQNIAHITKIYGR; encoded by the coding sequence ATGAGAAAAGCAGGGATTTTATTACATCCAACTTCTCTGACTAGTAGAGAAGGTATAGGAACTCTTGGGAGTCAAGCCTATAGATTTGTTGAATTTTTAAATAAATCAAATCAAAAATTATGGCAAATATTTCCTTTAGGACCAACTGGTTATGGAGATTCACCATATCAATGTTTTTCAGCTTTTGCTGGAAACCCATATCTTATTGATTTAGAAACTTTAGTAAATGAAGGACTTTTAGATGAAGAAGTTTTAAATACATATTTTGGAGAAAATAAAGAAACTATAGAATATGGATTAATATATGAAAATAAGTTACCTTTATTAAGAAGAGCATTTTCAAAATTTAATATTGATAATGTAGATTTTAATAAATTTGTTAGTGAAAATTCATACTGGCTTGATAATTATGCTTTATTTTCATCTTTGAAATCACATTTTGGTGGAATTTCATGGCAAGAATGGCCAACTGAATTTAAAAATAGAGATGAAGAAGCTATCAATAATATCAAAAAAGAACTAGTAGATGAGATTAATTATCAAAAGTTTTTACAATTTAAGTTTTATGAACAATGGAGTAAATTAAAGAATTATGCTAATGCAAATGGAATAGAAATAATAGGAGATATACCTATATTTGTATCTATGGATTCTGCTGATGCTTGGTCAAATCCAGAAATATTCCTATTTGATAAAGATAGAAATCCTGTGAAAGTAGCAGGGGTTCCACCTGATTATTTCTCAGCAACAGGTCAATTATGGGGAAATCCATTATTTAATTGGGAAGCATTAAGAAAAACTGAATATTCATGGTGGATAGACAGAGTTCGTGCTAACCTTTCTTTATACGACATAATAAGAATAGATCATTTTAGAGGGTTTGAATCTTATTGGGCTATAAATTATGGTGAGGAAACAGCAATTAATGGTGTTTGGGAAAAAGGACCTGGTATGGAATTGTTTAATAAAATAAAAGAAAAATTAGGTGATATAAATATAATTGCTGAGGATTTAGGAACTTTAACAGACGAAGTAATAGATTTAAGAAATGAATCAGGTTTCCCAGGAATGAGAATATTACAATTTGCATTTGATAAAGATCCAGAAAATGATTACCTTCCTCATAATTATGATAAAAATACTGTTGTTTATACAGGAACTCATGATAATGATACAACTAACTCTTGGTATTTTAAATTAAATGATGAAGAAAAGGGAGAAGTTAGAGATTATTTAAATATAAATGATGATTCATACATAGTGTATTCTTTAATAAGATTAGCTTTAAGATCAGTTGCTGAAATAGCTATAATTCCTATGCAAGATTATTTAAATTTAGGAGAATTTTCAAGAATGAATACACCAGGACTTGCTTCAGGAAATTGGCAATGGAGATTAGGAGAGGGAATGTTAACTGATGAATTATCTCAAAATATAGCACATATTACTAAAATTTATGGTAGATAG
- a CDS encoding replication-associated recombination protein A: MNIFNYDKIPLSHKYRPSSINDFLGQEKVKKIIKPFLEKGKMISSIFYGPSGTGKTTLAKIIAESLGYNYIYLNAIKSSKTEVKEILEKVENNVEKTLIFFDEIHRFNKLQQDTFLEDLENGNVILIGATTENPYYSLNKALLSRMIVFNFEKLSEDNIFELLLKIRQEENITVKDEVLRFLSTISDGDARVGINYLETIITADFLDKSIEELSELLNVKVFADRYDAISAMIKSVRGSDPDAALYWMSKLLLGGEDPMYVARRLVILASEDIGLANPDAIVIATSCLKAVSEIGMPESRIILSECAIYLALSPKSNSAYKAVNLAFEEITNNGAQEVPYHLTKAGSDKYIYPHDYENNYIKQKYINKKVKLYIPGDNKFENRMSDIWDKIRKE, from the coding sequence ATGAATATATTTAATTATGATAAAATTCCTTTGTCACATAAGTATAGACCAAGTAGTATAAATGATTTTCTTGGGCAAGAAAAGGTAAAAAAAATAATAAAACCATTTCTTGAAAAAGGTAAAATGATAAGTTCTATATTTTATGGACCAAGTGGTACGGGTAAAACGACACTTGCTAAAATTATTGCTGAAAGTTTAGGATATAACTATATATATTTAAATGCAATAAAGTCTTCAAAAACAGAAGTTAAAGAAATACTTGAAAAGGTTGAAAATAATGTAGAGAAAACTCTGATATTTTTTGATGAAATACATAGATTTAATAAACTTCAACAAGATACTTTTTTAGAAGATTTAGAAAATGGTAATGTTATATTAATAGGAGCTACTACAGAAAATCCTTACTATTCTTTAAATAAGGCATTACTTTCAAGAATGATAGTATTTAATTTTGAAAAATTATCTGAAGATAATATATTTGAACTACTGTTAAAAATAAGACAGGAAGAAAATATAACTGTAAAAGATGAAGTTTTAAGATTTTTAAGTACTATTTCAGATGGTGATGCAAGGGTTGGAATAAATTATTTAGAAACCATTATTACAGCAGATTTTCTTGATAAAAGTATTGAGGAATTATCTGAGTTACTTAATGTAAAAGTATTTGCTGATAGATATGATGCAATTTCAGCTATGATAAAATCAGTAAGAGGTTCAGATCCTGATGCTGCCCTTTATTGGATGTCTAAATTATTACTTGGTGGTGAAGATCCTATGTATGTTGCAAGGCGTTTAGTTATTCTTGCTAGTGAAGATATAGGACTTGCAAATCCTGATGCAATAGTTATTGCGACTAGTTGTTTAAAAGCAGTAAGCGAAATAGGTATGCCAGAATCAAGGATAATACTTTCTGAGTGTGCTATATACTTAGCTTTATCTCCTAAAAGTAATAGTGCTTACAAGGCGGTAAATTTAGCTTTTGAAGAAATTACGAATAACGGAGCACAAGAGGTACCGTATCATTTAACAAAAGCAGGATCAGATAAATATATTTATCCACATGATTATGAAAATAACTATATTAAACAAAAATATATTAATAAAAAAGTAAAATTATATATTCCAGGAGATAACAAGTTTGAAAATAGGATGAGTGATATTTGGGATAAAATAAGAAAGGAATAA
- a CDS encoding DMT family transporter, which produces MQNTNYLFFVILTIIAGIIVTIQGPVNVELGKSFGNQYWATVGTFVVGGIFLIIYSLVTKQTLPNLSELGHPVNWWKLLGGILGAIYVLSVIICIPQLGVGTATVLLMFSQLGTAMIFDHYGLFGYEVRPFDIYRLIGIALMAVGIYLINKK; this is translated from the coding sequence ATGCAAAACACAAATTATTTATTTTTTGTTATACTTACAATAATTGCAGGTATAATAGTAACTATTCAAGGACCGGTAAATGTAGAATTAGGGAAGTCTTTTGGTAATCAATACTGGGCTACAGTTGGAACATTCGTTGTTGGAGGAATATTTTTAATTATTTATTCTTTAGTTACTAAACAAACATTACCTAATTTATCAGAATTAGGACATCCAGTTAATTGGTGGAAATTATTAGGAGGAATATTAGGAGCTATTTATGTTTTATCTGTAATAATTTGTATACCACAATTAGGTGTAGGTACTGCAACAGTATTATTAATGTTTTCACAACTTGGTACAGCTATGATATTTGACCATTATGGATTATTTGGTTATGAAGTAAGACCTTTTGATATTTATAGATTAATTGGAATTGCTTTAATGGCTGTAGGAATATATTTGATAAATAAGAAGTAG
- the dusA gene encoding tRNA dihydrouridine(20/20a) synthase DusA, protein MKYNVTLAPMVDRTDIHFRNFLRMINKDITLYTEMITTPAILNGDVNRLLKKNKNENPIVLQIATSSLEELKRACEYIKDFDYDEININAGCPSDRVSNYKMGAYLMSEPYLVKDMINVIKENTGKKVSVKHRIGIDGKGVLENDRIIDSYEELLDFVDIIKADKYIVHSRIAILKGLSPKENREIPPLDYNMVYNLKKDRPNLDIEINGGIKTIDDIIKHHSYVDSVMIGRALYDNPMLANEINKLNGTKIKKYEEILEEMFHYLESMNEKEHYFLRHTLGLFYNTRYSKIWKKYIGNSHVKKENVLEFLNLYKGSPL, encoded by the coding sequence ATGAAATACAATGTAACACTTGCACCTATGGTTGATAGAACTGATATTCATTTTAGAAATTTTTTAAGAATGATTAATAAAGACATTACTCTTTATACAGAGATGATAACAACTCCTGCAATACTTAATGGAGATGTAAATAGATTATTGAAAAAAAATAAAAATGAAAATCCTATAGTTTTACAAATTGCAACTTCTAGTCTTGAAGAATTGAAAAGAGCTTGTGAATATATTAAAGATTTTGATTATGATGAAATAAATATAAATGCAGGTTGTCCTTCGGATAGAGTCTCAAATTATAAAATGGGTGCTTATCTTATGAGTGAGCCATATTTAGTAAAAGATATGATAAATGTTATAAAAGAAAATACGGGCAAAAAAGTTAGTGTTAAACATAGAATAGGTATAGATGGTAAGGGTGTATTAGAAAATGATAGAATCATAGATTCATATGAAGAATTGTTAGACTTTGTAGATATAATTAAAGCTGATAAATATATAGTACATTCAAGAATAGCTATATTAAAGGGACTAAGTCCTAAAGAAAATAGAGAAATACCACCTTTAGATTATAATATGGTATATAATTTAAAAAAAGATAGACCTAATTTAGATATCGAAATTAATGGAGGGATAAAAACTATAGATGATATTATTAAACATCATAGTTATGTAGATTCTGTAATGATAGGTAGAGCTTTATATGATAATCCTATGTTAGCTAATGAAATAAATAAACTTAACGGTACTAAAATTAAAAAATATGAAGAAATTTTAGAAGAGATGTTCCATTATTTGGAATCGATGAATGAAAAAGAACATTACTTTCTAAGACATACATTAGGATTATTTTATAACACTAGGTATAGTAAAATATGGAAGAAGTATATAGGGAATAGTCATGTAAAAAAAGAAAATGTATTAGAATTTTTAAATTTATATAAGGGGTCACCACTATGA